In Anaerolineales bacterium, the following proteins share a genomic window:
- the nrfD gene encoding polysulfide reductase NrfD, with protein sequence MQSNIHYPKLRIGKTRLDIFPYWIGLLAAGILFGLVGAFVVLRDGLQVTGLSNKVPWGLWISIDLSSIALGGSAFVFGVIVYLLKLKRFEVIGKLAVLLGFLGYSTAGMVLLFDLGQPLRFWHPVVFWQPHSLLWEVTMCVVLYLTVLVAEIVPIVVEHPFFTDHPLHKKFPIVKKLAAFAKTVSRWLHKAGPILAIAGLTLSLLHQASLGATYSVLYGRGIWFNPSAPVQFVLSAMSGGIALLFFMGVIVFRVMRRGLVADDVLYDIARLSGGVTLLLTYLRLWDWAVTNYYSFDRNISLQTEALNAVAPYTLSFWIGQALLPVIAGSVLLAAKSVKNFRYLMVFSVIPIFAAILTRWNYNFSGLIATPTYDPYTPVIVLNSYTPTWVEFSVATLVISYWLLMFSFAARYLPFQSAGNEH encoded by the coding sequence ATGCAATCCAATATTCACTATCCCAAACTTCGGATCGGAAAAACTCGCCTCGATATTTTCCCCTACTGGATCGGACTCTTGGCGGCTGGTATCCTGTTCGGTCTGGTCGGAGCATTCGTCGTTTTGCGCGACGGCTTGCAAGTAACAGGATTGTCTAACAAAGTGCCTTGGGGATTATGGATCTCCATTGATCTGTCCTCCATCGCGCTGGGCGGTTCAGCCTTCGTATTCGGCGTGATCGTCTACCTCCTAAAATTGAAACGCTTCGAGGTGATCGGCAAGCTGGCGGTGCTACTCGGTTTCTTGGGATACTCCACCGCAGGGATGGTATTGCTCTTTGATCTGGGTCAGCCGCTGCGTTTCTGGCATCCCGTTGTGTTTTGGCAGCCGCACTCGCTTCTCTGGGAAGTGACGATGTGCGTCGTGTTGTATCTGACCGTGTTGGTCGCCGAGATCGTTCCCATCGTTGTAGAGCATCCGTTCTTTACCGATCATCCATTGCATAAGAAATTTCCGATCGTGAAAAAACTCGCGGCATTCGCAAAGACGGTCTCCCGCTGGCTTCACAAGGCTGGTCCAATTCTCGCCATCGCGGGGCTGACCCTTTCCCTTTTGCATCAGGCATCGCTCGGCGCGACCTATTCCGTTCTGTACGGACGCGGCATCTGGTTCAACCCCAGCGCGCCGGTCCAATTTGTTCTATCCGCGATGAGCGGCGGGATCGCCCTGCTCTTTTTCATGGGCGTGATCGTTTTTCGCGTGATGAGGCGCGGTCTGGTGGCAGACGATGTGCTTTACGATATTGCCCGGCTTTCCGGCGGAGTAACGCTCTTGCTTACCTATCTCCGATTGTGGGATTGGGCGGTAACCAATTACTATTCCTTCGACCGCAATATCAGCCTGCAAACCGAAGCGCTGAACGCTGTCGCCCCATACACCCTCTCTTTCTGGATCGGACAGGCGTTATTGCCGGTGATCGCCGGGTCTGTTCTGCTGGCGGCTAAGTCGGTTAAGAACTTCCGCTACTTGATGGTTTTTTCAGTCATCCCAATTTTTGCCGCCATCCTCACACGCTGGAACTATAACTTTTCAGGTCTGATCGCCACGCCGACTTACGACCCGTATACGCCGGTCATCGTCTTAAATTCCTATACCCCCACGTGGGTGGAATTTTCAGTTGCCACGCTTGTTATTTCGTACTGGCTGTTGATGTTCAGTTTTGCCGCCCGTTATCTGCCGTTTCAGTCCGCTGGGAACGAACACTAG